One Streptomyces fagopyri DNA window includes the following coding sequences:
- a CDS encoding TetR/AcrR family transcriptional regulator, with protein MDITSAHGQALAQAREQALDAAEELFYARGIQTVGMDDVRGASGVSLKRLYQLFPAKELLVEAYLERRDLRWRGRLAEHVDRHEEPERRILAVFDWLRLWFEEPDFHGCAWINSYGELGATSPRVSVQVRAHKQAFRDYLDGLVTAAGLPGSLTDQVYLLAEGAMVTAGITREARAAGHAAAAVSTLISAGRRAGCAETDPTAS; from the coding sequence ATGGACATCACGAGCGCGCACGGACAAGCCCTCGCACAGGCCCGGGAACAGGCGCTGGACGCCGCGGAGGAGCTGTTCTACGCGCGCGGCATCCAGACCGTCGGGATGGACGACGTCCGGGGCGCCTCAGGTGTCTCCCTCAAGCGGCTCTACCAGCTCTTCCCCGCGAAGGAGCTGCTGGTCGAGGCCTACCTGGAGCGGCGCGACCTCCGCTGGCGGGGCCGGCTGGCCGAGCACGTCGACCGGCACGAGGAGCCCGAGCGACGGATCCTGGCCGTGTTCGACTGGCTCCGGCTGTGGTTCGAGGAACCGGACTTCCACGGGTGCGCCTGGATCAACTCCTACGGCGAACTCGGCGCCACCTCACCGCGCGTGAGCGTCCAGGTCCGCGCCCACAAACAGGCGTTCAGGGACTATCTGGACGGCCTGGTGACAGCCGCGGGGCTGCCGGGCTCCCTCACCGACCAGGTGTATCTGCTCGCCGAGGGAGCCATGGTCACCGCGGGCATCACCCGTGAGGCGCGGGCCGCCGGGCACGCGGCAGCGGCGGTCTCGACGCTCATCTCGGCCGGCCGCCGCGCCGGTTGCGCGGAGACGGACCCGACGGCGTCCTGA
- a CDS encoding ArnT family glycosyltransferase: MSTSMADRRESRLPTSTTEPPRRFARLRRHRRWLLALAVAALLAQMAVAMVTAAVRQTPTIDEPVYVGTAVVYTREHSLRYNPEHPPLGKLIIGAGLVFAHPHLDAHATDDQTALGRRLLYESGNDPWRVMFWARLPVIVLTLLFGLVVLAFACELAGPVGGLVALALYTLSPDVIANGSLATLDVPAAGFVLTSAWLVWRARHGRPSPHLALAAVALGAALATKMSTLPAVPALLLLAVLSRSHARRASGSGSGPIARRRLVAVGVAAGVAVGMALLALTVVWATYLVVDPRLRWATPADVPAVHGLRGLALHWLPLPRPYRDGMRVQFGFENATWSGFLFGRVYRGSLWYYLPAALLVKTPLGALALWLTGAATMLGVPRLRAAAPYVLLPPAVLLAVAMTGSRDLGVRYALFVPVFLAVAAAGVVALRPRPARLTAAAAVLFVAVSSLRAFPYYLPYSNEAFGGPSMTRLRLHDSNVDWGQDLGRLADRLSERYPGERVWLVYKGSGVPSAYGIEAADPRKAPPGEVHGLLAVSDSSVAKADGRLAALLDGSTPVDDVGHSITVFRRP; this comes from the coding sequence ATGTCGACCTCCATGGCGGACAGGCGGGAAAGCCGCCTGCCGACGAGCACCACCGAGCCGCCGCGACGGTTCGCACGACTGCGGCGGCACCGGCGGTGGCTGCTCGCGCTCGCCGTGGCCGCCCTGCTGGCACAGATGGCGGTGGCGATGGTCACGGCCGCCGTACGCCAGACACCGACGATCGACGAGCCGGTGTACGTGGGCACGGCGGTGGTCTACACGCGGGAGCACAGCCTGCGCTACAACCCCGAGCACCCGCCGCTGGGCAAACTGATCATCGGCGCCGGGCTGGTGTTCGCCCACCCCCACCTCGATGCCCACGCCACCGACGATCAGACGGCGCTCGGACGGCGGTTGCTGTACGAGTCGGGCAACGATCCCTGGCGGGTGATGTTCTGGGCGCGGCTGCCGGTCATCGTGCTGACGCTGCTGTTCGGCCTGGTCGTTCTCGCGTTCGCCTGTGAACTCGCCGGTCCGGTCGGCGGGTTGGTGGCGCTCGCTCTGTACACGCTCTCCCCCGACGTGATCGCGAACGGCTCGCTGGCCACCCTCGACGTACCGGCGGCCGGATTCGTGCTGACGTCGGCGTGGCTGGTGTGGAGGGCGCGGCACGGGCGGCCGTCACCGCACCTCGCGCTCGCCGCGGTGGCACTCGGCGCGGCGCTCGCCACCAAGATGAGCACCCTGCCCGCGGTCCCGGCGCTGCTGCTCCTGGCGGTCCTCTCCCGCTCCCACGCCCGCCGCGCCTCCGGCTCCGGCTCCGGCCCGATCGCCCGGCGGCGGCTCGTCGCCGTGGGCGTGGCCGCGGGCGTGGCGGTCGGCATGGCGTTGCTCGCCCTCACCGTGGTGTGGGCGACGTACCTCGTCGTCGACCCGCGACTGCGCTGGGCCACGCCCGCGGACGTGCCGGCCGTGCACGGTCTGCGCGGACTCGCCCTGCACTGGCTGCCCCTCCCCCGGCCGTACCGCGACGGGATGCGCGTTCAGTTCGGCTTCGAGAACGCGACGTGGAGCGGTTTCCTCTTCGGCAGGGTCTACCGCGGTTCGCTCTGGTACTACCTGCCGGCCGCGCTGCTGGTGAAGACGCCGCTCGGCGCGCTCGCGCTCTGGCTGACCGGCGCGGCCACGATGCTCGGCGTGCCCCGGCTGCGCGCCGCCGCCCCCTACGTCCTCCTCCCGCCGGCCGTGCTGCTCGCCGTGGCCATGACGGGCTCGCGCGATCTGGGCGTCCGGTACGCCCTGTTCGTGCCGGTGTTCCTGGCGGTCGCGGCGGCCGGGGTCGTCGCGCTGCGTCCCCGCCCGGCCCGTCTCACCGCGGCGGCGGCGGTGTTGTTCGTCGCGGTCAGTTCCTTGCGCGCGTTCCCGTACTACCTGCCGTACTCGAACGAGGCGTTCGGCGGACCGTCGATGACCCGTCTGCGGCTGCACGACTCGAACGTCGACTGGGGGCAGGACCTGGGACGGCTCGCCGACCGCCTGTCCGAGCGGTATCCGGGCGAACGGGTCTGGCTCGTCTACAAGGGCAGCGGGGTGCCCTCCGCCTACGGGATCGAGGCGGCCGATCCGCGCAAGGCTCCGCCGGGCGAGGTGCACGGCCTGCTCGCCGTCTCGGACTCCTCGGTCGCGAAGGCGGACGGCCGTCTGGCGGCGCTGCTGGACGGCAGTACGCCCGTCGACGACGTCGGCCACTCGATCACGGTCTTCCGCAGGCCTTAG
- a CDS encoding VOC family protein, translating to MALVMAGVVVLDCAEPEKLAAFYRELLDGEETDTSANRIDIRGADGTRMGFRRDLTATPPSWPRPENSLQAHLDFQVTDLDEAERRIIGLGGRPIETKDAAGPFEERGYADPAGHSFTLCRTPTMAPKLG from the coding sequence ATGGCACTGGTCATGGCAGGCGTGGTGGTGCTGGACTGCGCCGAGCCCGAGAAGCTCGCCGCGTTCTACCGGGAACTCCTCGACGGCGAGGAGACGGACACGAGCGCGAACCGCATCGACATCAGGGGCGCGGACGGGACCCGGATGGGGTTCCGCAGGGACCTCACGGCGACGCCGCCGAGCTGGCCGCGCCCCGAGAACTCCCTCCAGGCCCACCTGGACTTCCAGGTGACGGACCTGGACGAGGCGGAACGCCGGATCATCGGTCTCGGCGGCCGCCCCATCGAGACCAAGGACGCCGCGGGACCCTTCGAGGAGCGGGGCTACGCCGACCCGGCGGGGCACTCGTTCACCCTGTGCCGTACGCCCACCATGGCGCCGAAGCTGGGCTGA
- a CDS encoding flavoprotein: protein MTGDSGKTPAAKPFLYVVVCAAGIAQDVGRLIAAARERGWEAGVIATPQGLGFLDTAAVEARTGRPIRSAWRAPGDPRPFPAPDAVAVAPATFNTVNKWAAGTADTLALGTLCEAYGLGVPIAVLPCVSDALAAHPAYGASLDRLRGMGVRFGDRYSGEPDADGRRPEFRWERVLDLLAPRA, encoded by the coding sequence GTGACCGGAGACAGCGGGAAGACCCCCGCCGCCAAGCCCTTCCTCTACGTCGTCGTCTGCGCGGCGGGCATCGCGCAGGACGTCGGCAGGCTGATCGCCGCCGCGCGGGAGCGGGGCTGGGAGGCCGGCGTCATCGCCACCCCGCAGGGACTCGGGTTCCTCGACACGGCGGCGGTCGAGGCGCGGACCGGCCGTCCGATCAGGTCCGCGTGGCGGGCCCCGGGCGACCCGCGCCCCTTTCCGGCCCCCGACGCGGTGGCCGTCGCCCCGGCCACCTTCAACACCGTGAACAAGTGGGCCGCCGGCACAGCGGACACCCTCGCCCTGGGCACCCTGTGCGAGGCGTACGGTCTCGGCGTCCCGATCGCCGTCCTGCCCTGTGTGAGCGACGCGCTGGCGGCCCACCCCGCGTACGGCGCGAGCCTCGACCGGCTCCGCGGCATGGGCGTCCGGTTCGGGGACCGGTACTCGGGGGAGCCGGACGCGGACGGACGGCGCCCGGAGTTCCGCTGGGAGCGGGTGCTGGACCTGCTCGCCCCCCGCGCCTGA
- a CDS encoding LysE family transporter, which translates to MTAALVAGLLAGYGIAIPVGAVATYLVSLTARTSLRIGGSAALGIATADGVYALVAALGGAALAAALQPVLVPLRVASGLVLAALAVRGAVTALRQYRERRLTARSTKDPAHPARAYLTLLGITLLNPTTIVYFAALVLGSRTSEAVRPLEQGVFVLAAFVASASWQLLIAGGGALLGRVLTGHRGRLVTALASSTVIMVLAVRMLAASP; encoded by the coding sequence GTGACCGCCGCGCTCGTCGCGGGGCTGCTCGCGGGCTATGGCATCGCCATCCCCGTCGGAGCGGTCGCGACCTATCTAGTGTCCCTCACCGCTCGTACGTCACTGCGGATCGGCGGGTCCGCCGCCCTGGGCATCGCGACCGCCGACGGGGTGTACGCCCTGGTCGCCGCGCTCGGGGGTGCCGCCCTCGCCGCCGCGCTCCAGCCGGTGCTGGTGCCGTTGCGCGTGGCGTCCGGGCTGGTCCTGGCCGCCCTGGCGGTACGCGGCGCCGTCACCGCGCTGCGCCAGTACCGCGAGCGGCGGCTCACCGCCCGCTCCACCAAGGATCCGGCGCACCCGGCGCGGGCGTATCTGACCCTGCTGGGCATCACCCTCCTGAACCCCACCACCATCGTCTACTTCGCCGCGCTGGTCCTCGGCAGCCGTACGTCCGAGGCGGTACGGCCGCTGGAGCAGGGGGTGTTCGTGCTCGCCGCGTTCGTCGCGTCCGCGAGCTGGCAACTGCTGATCGCCGGGGGCGGCGCGCTGCTGGGGCGGGTCCTGACGGGTCACCGGGGTCGGCTGGTGACGGCGCTCGCGTCCAGCACCGTGATCATGGTGCTCGCGGTGCGGATGCTCGCGGCGTCGCCGTGA
- a CDS encoding nitroreductase family deazaflavin-dependent oxidoreductase, whose amino-acid sequence MPLEGEYEPSPTQWVREQVELYESSGGTEGTTLQDTGLPVIILTTRGAKSGKIRKTPLMRVEHDGRYAAVASLGGAPKHPVWYYNVKSDPHVELQDGARRRDLRAREVTGAEKDQWWERAVAAYPSYADYQKKTDREIPLFVLEPTD is encoded by the coding sequence ATGCCTCTTGAGGGTGAGTACGAACCCAGCCCGACGCAGTGGGTGCGCGAACAGGTGGAGCTGTACGAGAGCTCCGGTGGCACCGAGGGGACCACGCTTCAGGACACGGGACTGCCGGTCATCATTCTCACGACCCGCGGTGCCAAGAGCGGCAAGATCCGCAAGACCCCGCTGATGCGCGTCGAGCACGACGGCCGTTACGCGGCGGTCGCCTCGCTCGGCGGAGCCCCCAAGCATCCGGTCTGGTACTACAACGTGAAGTCCGATCCGCACGTCGAGCTCCAGGACGGCGCCCGGCGCCGGGACCTGCGGGCGCGTGAGGTCACCGGCGCGGAGAAGGACCAGTGGTGGGAGCGCGCGGTCGCGGCGTACCCCTCGTACGCCGACTACCAGAAGAAGACGGACCGCGAGATCCCCCTCTTCGTGCTGGAGCCGACGGACTGA
- a CDS encoding DUF4235 domain-containing protein, which yields MPKKRKKLKLPLAYKPLGFALGWASGALAGLAFEAAWKAVRHEEDAPDALDKDRGWGEVLLAAALQGALFAVARSAADRTGAKAVERSTGVWPSPGKGKSKGIRGGGS from the coding sequence ATGCCCAAGAAGCGGAAGAAACTCAAACTCCCTCTCGCCTACAAGCCGCTGGGATTCGCGCTGGGCTGGGCGAGCGGAGCCCTGGCCGGGCTGGCCTTCGAGGCGGCGTGGAAGGCGGTGCGTCACGAGGAGGACGCGCCCGACGCGCTGGACAAGGACCGCGGCTGGGGTGAGGTGCTGCTCGCCGCGGCCCTCCAGGGCGCGCTGTTCGCCGTCGCCCGCAGCGCGGCGGACCGCACGGGCGCGAAGGCCGTCGAACGTTCGACAGGGGTCTGGCCGTCCCCCGGCAAGGGCAAGAGCAAGGGAATCCGGGGTGGCGGGAGCTGA
- a CDS encoding nuclear transport factor 2 family protein: protein MSARPPLPPFTRETALQKVRAAEDAWNTRDPHKVSLAYSEDSVWRNRDTFVTGRAAIVELLTAKWEREREYALRKDLWSFDGNRIAVRFQYESRDADGRWWRSYGNELWEFDGQGLMTRREASIDDVPIEEKDRRLFGPRSDAERGASLPLR, encoded by the coding sequence ATGTCCGCACGCCCGCCCCTGCCGCCCTTCACCCGTGAGACCGCCCTCCAGAAGGTCCGGGCCGCCGAGGACGCCTGGAACACCCGCGATCCCCACAAGGTCTCGCTCGCGTACTCCGAGGACTCGGTCTGGCGCAACCGCGACACGTTCGTCACCGGCCGCGCCGCGATCGTCGAACTGCTCACCGCGAAGTGGGAGCGCGAGCGGGAGTACGCCCTGCGCAAGGACCTCTGGTCCTTCGACGGCAACCGCATCGCCGTCCGCTTCCAGTACGAGTCCCGCGACGCGGACGGCCGGTGGTGGCGCTCGTACGGCAACGAACTCTGGGAGTTCGACGGCCAGGGGCTGATGACCCGCCGCGAGGCGAGCATCGACGACGTGCCCATCGAGGAGAAGGACCGCCGGCTCTTCGGCCCGCGCTCCGACGCCGAACGCGGGGCGTCCCTCCCGCTGCGGTAG
- a CDS encoding cation diffusion facilitator family transporter has product MWVSSCGPRRRCHRIRTSGRGRHGPPKCEPRGPGQPDGVNRTSQDRSDRPKPSAQSTEPREPARSEPSPKPKGQDHGTRLTVLVALGANLLIAVAKAVGGLFTGSPALLSEAAHSVADSLNEVFLLAALRRSRRPADSRHPFGYGKERFFWSLLAAVGIFVMGGCFSFFQGFEALKNGGEESSSGYVAGLAVLVVALLAEGASLFRALHQVRGQGGAGRLRDPALRTVVAEDGTAVLGVTFAITGMALHMITGQIVWEASASFAIGALLVGVAFWLGRDAREQLIGRAADPESSGRIRALLEAQPEIDSVEALLTMEIGLDSTLVAARIDLVPGLDSEEVEEVAVRIKRSVAHTVPEADQIFLDVTDAAAARSASRGDGYAEGPDARGERGGA; this is encoded by the coding sequence ATGTGGGTCTCCTCCTGTGGTCCGAGACGACGGTGCCACCGAATCCGGACGTCTGGAAGAGGGCGGCACGGTCCGCCGAAGTGTGAGCCGCGCGGGCCTGGGCAACCGGACGGGGTGAATCGGACATCGCAGGACCGGTCGGACCGGCCGAAGCCGTCGGCGCAATCCACGGAACCGAGGGAGCCGGCGCGGTCGGAGCCGTCACCGAAGCCGAAGGGTCAGGACCACGGGACGCGTCTGACCGTGCTCGTGGCCCTCGGAGCGAACCTCCTGATCGCCGTGGCCAAGGCGGTCGGCGGACTGTTCACGGGCTCTCCCGCGCTGCTCTCCGAGGCGGCGCACTCCGTGGCCGACAGCCTGAACGAGGTCTTCCTCCTCGCCGCCCTGCGCCGCAGCCGCCGGCCCGCGGACAGCCGGCACCCGTTCGGCTACGGCAAGGAGAGGTTCTTCTGGTCGCTGCTCGCCGCCGTCGGCATTTTCGTGATGGGCGGCTGTTTCTCGTTCTTCCAGGGCTTCGAGGCGCTGAAGAACGGCGGCGAGGAGTCGTCGAGCGGCTATGTGGCGGGGCTGGCGGTCCTGGTCGTCGCCCTGCTCGCCGAGGGCGCGTCCCTGTTCCGCGCGCTCCACCAGGTGCGTGGGCAGGGCGGCGCCGGAAGGCTGCGCGACCCCGCTCTGCGCACGGTGGTCGCCGAGGACGGCACCGCCGTGCTGGGCGTGACATTCGCGATCACCGGCATGGCACTGCACATGATCACCGGGCAGATCGTCTGGGAGGCCTCCGCGTCCTTCGCCATCGGAGCGCTTCTGGTGGGCGTCGCCTTCTGGCTGGGCCGCGACGCGCGCGAGCAGCTCATCGGCCGCGCCGCCGACCCCGAATCGAGCGGCCGGATACGCGCCCTGCTGGAGGCGCAGCCCGAGATCGACAGTGTGGAGGCGCTGCTCACCATGGAGATCGGCCTCGACTCGACCCTGGTCGCCGCGCGGATCGACCTCGTACCGGGTCTGGACAGCGAGGAGGTCGAGGAGGTCGCCGTCCGCATCAAACGCTCCGTCGCGCACACCGTGCCCGAGGCCGACCAGATCTTCCTCGACGTGACCGACGCGGCGGCGGCACGGTCCGCGTCGCGCGGGGACGGGTACGCCGAAGGCCCCGACGCGAGAGGGGAACGCGGCGGGGCCTGA
- a CDS encoding cytochrome P450 encodes MTESVAFPQDRTCPYHPPTAYDPLREARPLSRVSLYDGRSVWVVTGHRTARDLLTDPRLSSDRTRPAFPMPTERFASARDRRVALLGLDDPAHHTQRRMLVPSFTLKRIGSLRPRIQETVDRLLDAMEEKGPPAELVGDFALPVPSMVICALLGVPYADHEFFEEQSRRLLRGPAAADTQDARDQLDAYFGSLIDHKQKQPGDGLLDELIQDRLREGAVDREELISLATILLVAGHETTANMISLGTFTLLRHPEQLAELRTEPTLVPAAVEELLRFLSIADGLLRVATEDIEVAGATIRADDGVVFSTSVINRDEHTFPEPDALDWHRSARHHVAFGFGIHQCLGQNLARAEMEIALLSLFDRLPGLRLDAPADDIPFKPGDTIQGMLELPVTW; translated from the coding sequence ATGACAGAATCCGTTGCCTTCCCCCAGGACCGCACGTGTCCTTACCACCCGCCCACCGCCTACGACCCCTTGCGCGAGGCGCGCCCCCTGTCGCGGGTCTCCCTGTACGACGGCCGCAGCGTGTGGGTGGTCACCGGCCACCGCACCGCCCGTGATCTCCTCACCGACCCACGGCTGTCGTCCGACCGCACCCGTCCGGCGTTCCCGATGCCGACGGAGCGGTTCGCCTCCGCCCGCGACCGCCGGGTGGCACTCCTGGGGCTCGACGACCCCGCGCACCACACCCAGCGCCGCATGCTGGTCCCCAGCTTCACCCTCAAGCGGATCGGGTCCCTGCGCCCGCGCATCCAGGAGACCGTGGACCGGCTGCTCGACGCGATGGAGGAGAAGGGCCCGCCCGCCGAGCTGGTCGGCGACTTCGCGCTGCCCGTGCCGTCGATGGTGATCTGCGCACTGCTCGGCGTCCCCTACGCCGATCACGAGTTCTTCGAGGAGCAGTCCCGCAGGCTGCTGCGCGGCCCCGCCGCCGCGGACACCCAGGACGCCCGTGATCAACTGGACGCCTACTTCGGGTCGCTCATCGACCACAAGCAGAAGCAACCGGGCGACGGGCTCCTCGACGAGCTCATCCAGGACCGGCTGCGCGAGGGCGCGGTGGACCGCGAGGAGCTGATCAGCCTGGCGACGATCCTGCTGGTCGCCGGCCACGAGACCACCGCGAACATGATCTCGCTCGGCACGTTCACCCTGCTCAGGCACCCGGAGCAACTGGCGGAGCTGCGCACGGAGCCGACGCTCGTCCCCGCCGCCGTCGAGGAGCTGCTGCGCTTCCTCTCCATCGCCGACGGGCTGCTGCGGGTCGCCACCGAGGACATCGAGGTGGCCGGGGCGACGATCCGCGCCGACGACGGAGTCGTCTTCTCGACCTCCGTCATCAACCGTGACGAGCACACCTTCCCGGAGCCGGACGCCCTGGACTGGCACCGTTCGGCCCGTCACCACGTCGCGTTCGGCTTCGGCATCCACCAGTGCCTCGGCCAGAACCTCGCGCGTGCCGAGATGGAGATCGCCCTGCTGTCGCTGTTCGACCGGCTGCCCGGACTACGGCTGGACGCCCCCGCGGATGACATTCCCTTCAAACCCGGCGACACGATCCAGGGGATGCTGGAACTCCCCGTGACCTGGTAA
- a CDS encoding ferredoxin, whose translation MTIDIAIDKDVCIGAGQCALTAPSVFTQDDDGFSEVLPGRADGDGDPLVREAARACPVGAITVTESGGHLSRT comes from the coding sequence ATGACCATCGACATCGCCATCGACAAGGACGTCTGCATCGGCGCGGGACAGTGCGCGCTGACCGCACCGAGCGTCTTCACGCAGGACGACGACGGATTCAGCGAGGTGCTCCCCGGCCGCGCGGACGGCGACGGTGACCCACTGGTCCGGGAGGCCGCGCGGGCCTGCCCGGTGGGCGCCATCACCGTCACCGAGAGCGGAGGACACCTCTCGCGGACCTGA
- a CDS encoding nuclear transport factor 2 family protein: MTTHVPTTRAVTEELLRRIGSGLPERIAELYAERIDWQLDWPRDEHGRAATPWIRPRSTRADAADHFRELGAHHLPGAADTTVERILVDGAEAVVLGEIRQTARVTGRPYRARFALHLTVEDGLVVRHHVYEDSLAVARAFAPRADARPGAPGGPGAPGGPAAPRRDR; this comes from the coding sequence GTGACCACACACGTTCCGACGACCCGTGCCGTGACCGAGGAGCTGCTGCGCCGGATCGGCTCCGGCCTCCCCGAACGGATCGCCGAGCTCTACGCCGAACGGATCGACTGGCAGCTCGACTGGCCGCGGGACGAGCACGGGCGCGCCGCGACCCCGTGGATCCGTCCGCGGTCCACCCGTGCCGACGCGGCCGACCACTTCCGTGAGCTGGGAGCGCACCACCTGCCCGGAGCAGCGGACACCACGGTCGAACGGATCCTCGTCGACGGTGCGGAGGCCGTGGTCCTCGGAGAGATCCGGCAGACGGCGCGGGTGACAGGGCGCCCCTACCGGGCCCGGTTCGCCCTGCACCTGACGGTCGAGGACGGTCTCGTCGTACGGCATCACGTGTACGAGGACAGCCTCGCGGTGGCCCGCGCCTTCGCACCCCGCGCCGACGCCCGGCCGGGCGCGCCGGGCGGTCCGGGCGCGCCGGGCGGTCCGGCGGCACCTCGTCGCGACCGGTGA